The following proteins are co-located in the Psilocybe cubensis strain MGC-MH-2018 chromosome 5, whole genome shotgun sequence genome:
- a CDS encoding Chromosome transmission fidelity protein 8-like protein (Chromosome transmission fidelity protein 8 homolog) encodes MIIPVTLASASTTAANPKLPPGLVKLSNDEIVLIELQGALEVDLSDPTERNGKLVGKLKMDEATNKPTLLIGHHLLEGKIAALPKPYAILVRSGGSSSSSASVRGTTTAANTSSTTSTAPGNGDRRMPKRTPDQTDAESLDDDADESMAVDDDNNDNDDNDNNDHAVSLGNAGSGSGAGWKIAGIVKKKIIFSKRPMPVIKRK; translated from the exons ATGATTATACCCGTCACCCTCGCCTCCGCTTCCACGACTGCTGCGAACCCAAAGCTACCGCCGGGTCTAGTCAAGCTCTCGAACGATGAGATCGTGCTGATAGAGCTTCAAGGAGCGCTCGAGGTCGACCTGAGCGACCCGACCGAGCGGAATGGGAAACTGGTAGGAAAGCTCAAGATGGACGAAGCCACT AATAAACCTACCCTTCTCATCGGCCATCACTTGCTCGAAGGCAAGATCGCTGCGCTGCCCAAACCATACGCCATTCTAGTCCGTTCGGGGggatcctcctcctcctccgcatccGTGAGAGGTACCACCACTGCCGCGAACACATCCAGCACCACCTCGACCGCACCTGGGAATGGGGATCGGCGCATGCCCAAACGCACTCCCGATCAAACTGACGCAGAGTCGCTAGACGACGATGCCGATGAGAGCATGGCCGTCGATGACGACAACAACGATAatgacgacaacgacaacaacgATCACGCCGTGTCGCTGGGAAATGCGGGTTCTGGGTCTGGCGCGGGCTGGAAGATCGCTGGGAtcgtgaagaagaagattatATTTTCGAAGCGGCCCATGCCCGTGATAAAAAGGAAGTAG